A region of the Chloroflexota bacterium genome:
GAAAGATGCTTGCTTGGAACAGGTTGCGTCCGACGTACTCGAGGAGCGCGGGATCGCGTTGCGTGCGCACAATGTCTTCGTAGATGCGCCGCGCCTCGTTCTTGTCGAGCACCCTGCCCTCGACGCGCTTGCCGTCCATCCACATGACGAATTCGCCGATCGCGGCATCGTCCGGCAGTGGAAAGAGGTACTTGCCTTCGAGGTTGAACGAACTATCGTTGATGAACGTTTCGTCCACGTGCGTCTTGGCGATTTGATTGTCAATCGTCACGGTGACGTAATGATTTTTGACGGAGAGGTACGTGGGGCAACGCGTGATCGGTGGTACGGGCGGCATGGGAGGACGCACGGTGGGCAATGCCAGGTCGCGCTGATCCGGCAGTGGAATGGGTGTGCCGCCGATGATGACCGGCGGACAAGTGACGACGACCAAACCATCCGCGCTGGCAGAGGGTGTTTGGATCGCGAAACTCGCGAAGGACACGAAAACCGCGAAAGCAAACGCGAAAGGAATCGCGAAAAGGAAAAACCAGAATCGTTTGGGGAAAATTGGGGTACGCATTGGGAACTCCTTTCTGGGTTTGGCAAATTGGAAATTTGCCCTACACTGTGGCGCAAATTTCTAATTTGCGTGACGGATTCGATTACTAGACGCCGCGCGCGGGAAAAGAGTTCCAAAAAAGTGTGGGGCAAGATTCCATCTTGCCTCGCGCGAACAAGAAGGAGACCTGTCAGGTCTTGAAGACCTGACAGGTCTGCATCACTCGCACGCATTCAACACACGGTCAACCCACTGCAAATAGTACGGCTCACCGATTTTTTCAAATACGGCTTTTGCCTTAAGCACATACATTTTTGCTTTGGCTTTTTCGCCGACATTCAACAACGCAAGCGCGAAATTTCCATAGTCCGCGCCTTCACCGAAAAGCGCGCCAGTCTCACGACGAATCGAAATGACCTGAGCAAGGTCTTGTTCGGCTTGGACGATATTGCCGCCTTGAATTTGTAACCGGGATTGCGCGGCAAGCACGTTGGCTTCGCCCAAGCGGTCACCGACACTGCGAAACAACTCGAGCGCGGCGGCGTAACTTTTCAGCGCGGCGTCATTTTCTTTGCGGAACTGTTGCACGTCGCCAATCGCTTTCAGCACGTTGGCTTCGCCCAAGCGGTCACCGACACTGCGAAACAACTCGAGCGCGGCGGCGTAACTTTTCAGCGCGGCGTC
Encoded here:
- a CDS encoding tetratricopeptide repeat protein, with amino-acid sequence DAALKSYAAALELFRSVGDRLGEANVLKAIGDVQQFRKENDAALKSYAAALELFRSVGDRLGEANVLAAQSRLQIQGGNIVQAEQDLAQVISIRRETGALFGEGADYGNFALALLNVGEKAKAKMYVLKAKAVFEKIGEPYYLQWVDRVLNACE